Proteins encoded by one window of Nisaea sp.:
- a CDS encoding superoxide dismutase, producing the protein MALELPALPYDYEALQPYMSKETLEFHHDKHHQAYVTNGNKLLEGTGLEDKSLEEIVQTAYKEKMAGLLNNASQHWNHLQFWQMMKKNGGGAIPGALEKKIIEDLGSVADFQAAFIEAGVTQFGSGWCWLAMGSDGKLKVTKTPNGESPMAYGETVLLGCDVWEHSYYIDYRNRRPDYVKAFIENMVNWDYVGELFAKAS; encoded by the coding sequence ATGGCCCTCGAACTGCCAGCCCTTCCCTACGATTACGAAGCGCTTCAGCCGTACATGTCGAAGGAAACCCTCGAGTTTCACCACGACAAGCACCATCAGGCGTATGTCACCAACGGCAACAAGCTGCTGGAAGGCACCGGTCTTGAGGACAAGTCCCTCGAGGAGATCGTGCAGACCGCCTACAAGGAAAAGATGGCCGGCCTGCTCAACAATGCGAGCCAGCATTGGAATCACCTGCAGTTCTGGCAGATGATGAAAAAGAACGGCGGCGGTGCGATCCCCGGCGCGCTGGAAAAGAAGATCATCGAGGACCTCGGCTCGGTCGCCGATTTCCAGGCTGCCTTCATCGAGGCCGGTGTCACCCAGTTCGGCTCCGGCTGGTGCTGGCTGGCCATGGGCAGCGACGGCAAGCTGAAGGTCACCAAGACCCCGAACGGCGAAAGCCCGATGGCCTATGGCGAGACCGTTCTGCTCGGTTGCGACGTGTGGGAGCATTCCTACTACATCGATTACCGCAACCGTCGTCCCGACTACGTGAAGGCCTTCATCGAGAACATGGTGAACTGGGACTATGTCGGGGAGCTGTTCGCCAAGGCGAGCTGA
- a CDS encoding PAS domain-containing protein has product MTERYSRLLTLAICCNLAVLAVFGADWSGLVPVSASFSTFALGLLFAASLVLVFLRVRARVVESDLERLKVSESRLGALFEHSPICMDLKDIDGRYLLVNAAACDWLNKSTDEILGRSNAEVYASDPARRAKVDKLERTVVDTGQLLRQQVKVRRGDKVHERLLVKFPLRDEQGDVVAVGTCVVDLTVQKETEDALARERERALHLEGVLREAIMAMPAAFAIFDAEDRLVICNSEFAQYYPSFQSDPELGAGRTFQGLIDELIAAEHITASAPEDIAEFVSLRMKQHRDADGTPFETRVKDRVLVNTETRMPQGGTILLRQDITEQRTLEKERQDAEDLLRSLFEHLDQGVTIRDLGCRVVRLNKAASDWSGLPVAEIIGKTTEELLRLSGHHQEAEGIIDEERALMAERRRDVSMRKRVKPDGSTRHIRLSRFPIIGSAGEVQGLGALGYDVTELIETQEALQAAKEHLEATVLERTGELRASEKRFRNLAQASADWFWECDTDYRFTHLSESFPVPDGLSGNDLIGMALSDYFAASDFDSDICQKLIDALLKREPLRDFEITRPVGSEIQMYRITAMPVYEDGVFTGYTGSTADIAELYQARQSLVEAERMASLGALVAGVAHEINTPIGVCVTAISTVSADAGKLYSRLREGSLKRSDLENGISNIAEGAVLVESNLERAARLVSSFKSVAVDRTSEAERDFNLIGYTREVIESLSPQLGRDNIAVRVYGDEDVELKSYPGAIAQILTNLAMNSIIHGFEDRASGNIEIEIACEGAAAKLTYRDDGCGMSAETVRRVFDPFFTTRLGHGGSGLGMHIVFNLVSQVLLGAVQCRSEPGKGVEFEIQFPIRAPG; this is encoded by the coding sequence TTGACAGAGCGATACTCGAGACTGCTGACTTTGGCCATATGCTGCAATTTGGCAGTGCTGGCCGTGTTCGGCGCGGACTGGAGCGGGCTTGTGCCAGTCAGTGCGTCCTTTTCGACTTTCGCTCTCGGCCTTCTTTTCGCCGCGTCGCTCGTTTTGGTGTTCCTTCGGGTCAGGGCCCGCGTCGTCGAAAGTGATCTCGAGCGTCTCAAGGTTTCGGAATCCCGGCTCGGCGCGCTCTTCGAACATTCGCCGATCTGCATGGATCTAAAGGATATTGACGGGCGCTATCTGCTGGTAAACGCGGCCGCTTGCGACTGGCTCAACAAATCAACTGACGAGATTCTGGGGCGAAGCAATGCGGAGGTATACGCCTCGGATCCGGCTCGGCGCGCAAAAGTAGACAAGCTCGAACGCACGGTTGTCGACACCGGCCAACTCTTGAGACAGCAAGTTAAAGTGCGGCGCGGGGACAAGGTTCACGAGCGGTTGCTGGTCAAGTTTCCGCTACGGGACGAGCAGGGCGATGTTGTCGCCGTTGGAACCTGTGTGGTCGATCTCACGGTGCAGAAAGAGACCGAGGATGCGCTCGCGCGCGAGCGGGAGCGCGCCTTGCACCTTGAAGGCGTTCTTCGGGAGGCGATCATGGCGATGCCTGCGGCATTTGCGATTTTCGACGCGGAAGACCGGCTGGTGATCTGCAATTCGGAATTTGCGCAATATTACCCGTCATTCCAGAGCGATCCGGAACTGGGCGCAGGCCGCACATTCCAAGGGTTGATTGATGAACTCATCGCAGCCGAACACATAACGGCTTCGGCACCCGAGGACATCGCAGAGTTCGTCTCTCTCAGAATGAAACAGCATCGTGACGCTGACGGGACGCCATTCGAAACGCGCGTCAAGGACCGTGTGCTGGTCAATACCGAGACACGTATGCCTCAGGGCGGGACCATCCTTTTGCGTCAGGATATAACCGAGCAAAGGACGTTGGAGAAAGAGCGTCAGGACGCGGAAGACCTGCTCCGCAGTCTTTTTGAACATCTCGATCAGGGAGTCACGATCCGCGACCTGGGGTGTCGGGTTGTGCGACTGAACAAGGCCGCCTCCGACTGGAGTGGATTGCCTGTAGCGGAAATCATCGGCAAGACGACGGAAGAATTGCTGCGGCTGAGCGGTCATCACCAGGAGGCTGAAGGGATCATCGACGAGGAGCGTGCCTTGATGGCAGAGCGCCGGCGCGATGTGTCGATGCGCAAGCGCGTCAAGCCGGACGGATCGACCCGGCATATACGCCTCAGCCGTTTTCCGATTATCGGCAGCGCCGGCGAGGTTCAGGGCCTTGGGGCTTTGGGCTACGACGTGACGGAGTTGATCGAAACGCAGGAAGCGCTTCAGGCGGCCAAGGAGCATTTGGAAGCCACCGTCTTGGAGCGGACTGGCGAGCTAAGAGCCAGCGAGAAACGGTTTCGCAATTTGGCTCAGGCTTCGGCCGATTGGTTTTGGGAATGCGATACGGATTACCGGTTTACCCATCTTTCGGAGAGCTTTCCGGTTCCTGATGGTTTGTCCGGCAATGATCTGATCGGTATGGCGCTTTCGGACTATTTCGCAGCCAGCGATTTCGATTCAGATATCTGCCAAAAACTTATCGATGCATTGCTGAAACGTGAGCCGTTGAGGGATTTTGAAATCACACGCCCGGTTGGCAGCGAAATTCAAATGTATCGCATAACGGCGATGCCGGTTTACGAGGATGGAGTCTTCACCGGTTATACAGGTTCGACGGCCGATATCGCCGAACTCTATCAGGCGCGCCAGAGTCTCGTCGAGGCGGAGCGTATGGCATCCCTCGGCGCGCTGGTCGCCGGCGTTGCGCACGAGATAAATACGCCCATCGGGGTTTGCGTTACGGCGATATCCACTGTTTCAGCAGATGCAGGAAAGCTGTATTCGCGGTTAAGGGAAGGCAGTCTCAAGCGCAGTGATTTAGAGAACGGCATTTCAAACATCGCCGAAGGAGCAGTGCTGGTCGAATCAAACCTCGAGCGTGCGGCCCGTCTGGTGTCGAGCTTCAAGAGCGTTGCGGTCGATCGGACAAGCGAGGCCGAACGCGATTTTAATCTGATTGGCTACACGCGCGAGGTCATTGAGAGCCTGAGCCCGCAGCTCGGCCGCGATAATATTGCGGTCAGGGTTTACGGGGATGAAGATGTCGAACTTAAGAGCTACCCCGGCGCAATCGCGCAGATTCTGACAAATCTGGCCATGAATTCCATCATCCACGGGTTCGAGGATAGGGCTTCGGGGAACATCGAGATAGAGATCGCGTGTGAGGGCGCCGCGGCTAAGTTGACCTACAGGGACGACGGCTGCGGAATGTCCGCTGAAACAGTGCGCCGGGTCTTCGATCCCTTCTTCACGACCCGCCTCGGCCATGGCGGTAGCGGCCTTGGAATGCATATTGTCTTCAATCTGGTCTCACAGGTATTGCTTGGGGCCGTGCAGTGCCGCAGCGAGCCTGGAAAAGGCGTTGAGTTCGAGATCCAGTTCCCGATCCGGGCGCCGGGTTGA